The Sulfurimonas sp. HSL-1716 sequence GCTGCTCGATCGAGTTTTGTTCATAGAGTTTTTTTATGTGAAAGAGCGCTTGTGAAAAGTTATATATTTTAGAATCCACCGTATTATTATAACTTTGGGACAGACTGTCCAAATATTGGTAGAGCTCATTGGTATCGGGAAGGATCATCTGCATCGCCGCGCTCGGCGTCGGGGCTCTGAGATCGGCCGTAAAATCCGATATAAGATAGTCTATCTCATGTCCCACGGCAGAGACGATCGGAGTACGAGCTTCAAAGATAGCATCGGCGACGATCTCTTCATTGAATGACCAAAGGTCTTCTATGCTTCCGCCGCCGCGGGCAAGAACGATGACGTCGTAATCTTTTTTATCGCTTACATGTAAAGCGTCCACGATGCTCTGTGCACTTGAATTTCCCTGAACCAAGACATCATAGATGTCGATCTCTAAGAGTCTGTATCGCTGTGCGGCGACGCGGAGCATATCCTGCAAAGCGGCACCCGTTGCAGAGGTGATGAGTGCAATGCGGCGGGGAAATTTGGGAAGCTGTTTTTTGATCTCTGGATCAAAATAACCTTTTTGCGAAAGTTTTTGCTTTAGCTGTTCATATGCGAGAGCAAGGGCGCCCTGTCCCGAAGGCTCGATCATAAAACAGTTTATCTGGTACTCGCCTCTGGGTTTGTACACGGTAACTGCACCGTCAAGTATGACTTTTAGCCCCTCTTCAAGATTGAACCTGAGCTTGGCGGCATTGCCTTTGAACATGACACATTTGATCGCCGAGGTGCTGTCTTTTAAAGTAAAGTAGATATGTCCGCTGTTGTGATGTGTGATGCGGGAGAGTTCACCCTCGACGAACACTCTGACAAAACTGCTCTCTAAAAGAGTCTTTATCTGTTCGTTGAGCGATGAGACGCTAAGAGTGTTCATCTTAAAGTTTGCGGGCGATTATCAGCGTAGAGATATCCATGGAGAAACTTTGCGTGAAAAGTATCTCAAACCCTGCATTTTTAAGTTCGTTTTGCATATTTTCCACGGTTGAAAAGCTCTCGATAGAATTTGGAAGATACTCGTAAGCTTCGAGGTTTTTAGAGATAAAACCGCCGACTTTTGGCAGGATTCTGTTCATATAAAAATCTCTGATCTGTCCGAGAAGCGACGGGTTCTCGTTTTTCATAAATTCTAATATCACGACAAGTCCTCCGTGTTTGAGGACACGATTGAACTCTTTTAACGCTTCTTCGCGTTCGACTACGTTTCTGATTCCGTAAGTGATACTTAATATATCGGCACTTTCATCTTCCAGCGGGATCT is a genomic window containing:
- the xseA gene encoding exodeoxyribonuclease VII large subunit; translation: MNTLSVSSLNEQIKTLLESSFVRVFVEGELSRITHHNSGHIYFTLKDSTSAIKCVMFKGNAAKLRFNLEEGLKVILDGAVTVYKPRGEYQINCFMIEPSGQGALALAYEQLKQKLSQKGYFDPEIKKQLPKFPRRIALITSATGAALQDMLRVAAQRYRLLEIDIYDVLVQGNSSAQSIVDALHVSDKKDYDVIVLARGGGSIEDLWSFNEEIVADAIFEARTPIVSAVGHEIDYLISDFTADLRAPTPSAAMQMILPDTNELYQYLDSLSQSYNNTVDSKIYNFSQALFHIKKLYEQNSIEQQIRQKKVEVTQLKERFDQTILFNLQNLKKEIESVDVRLSYQIQTLFSQKQNRLDALRENLISSNPKNKVLSGFVQISKKSKVISLEDLHINDSFDLMNERLKITSKVIEIKEHNR
- the ubiE gene encoding bifunctional demethylmenaquinone methyltransferase/2-methoxy-6-polyprenyl-1,4-benzoquinol methylase UbiE; amino-acid sequence: MEKQEKIVSMFDDIAPTYDTANRVMSMGVDRSWRKKACDLSYSYSDSDTVDMIVDVACGTGDMMDYWRRQAQVGGVALGKIVGVDPSKGMLDVAKVKFPDFEFHTAKATEIPLEDESADILSITYGIRNVVEREEALKEFNRVLKHGGLVVILEFMKNENPSLLGQIRDFYMNRILPKVGGFISKNLEAYEYLPNSIESFSTVENMQNELKNAGFEILFTQSFSMDISTLIIARKL